In a single window of the Olivibacter sp. SDN3 genome:
- a CDS encoding K(+)-transporting ATPase subunit C, whose amino-acid sequence MKENIFPAIRLTIVCLLFFSGVYTVIMLGIAQLAPNKGKGEVLVDNGKTYYTNIGQQFTDDKYFYSRPSAVDYNASGAGGSNKGASNPEYLAEVQARIDTFLVHNPDVNKADIPSDLVTASGGGLDPHISVQAANIQVKRIAKIRHIAEGNIQQLILSNTEKPLFGLLGTERINVLKLNMALDKLK is encoded by the coding sequence ATGAAAGAGAATATATTTCCTGCGATACGGCTTACGATAGTTTGCTTATTGTTCTTTTCAGGCGTGTACACCGTGATAATGTTGGGCATAGCCCAACTTGCACCAAATAAAGGCAAAGGCGAAGTGCTTGTTGACAACGGCAAAACGTATTATACCAATATAGGGCAACAGTTCACGGACGATAAATATTTCTATTCCCGTCCGTCTGCGGTGGATTACAATGCTTCGGGTGCAGGCGGCAGCAACAAAGGGGCTTCCAATCCTGAATACTTGGCGGAAGTACAGGCAAGGATTGATACCTTTTTGGTACACAATCCTGATGTAAACAAAGCAGATATTCCGTCTGATTTAGTTACGGCAAGCGGTGGCGGGCTTGACCCGCACATTTCTGTGCAGGCTGCTAACATACAGGTAAAACGCATTGCCAAAATCCGGCACATTGCCGAGGGCAATATCCAACAGCTTATTCTCTCCAATACCGAAAAACCATTGTTTGGATTGCTTGGAACCGAAAGAATAAATGTGCTTAAACTAAACATGGCATTAGACAAATTAAAATAG
- a CDS encoding IS3 family transposase produces MKKGHSHLLQGRRSIYRFIKANREVYSVEKMCEVLNVSSSCFYRWLISPESPSEQRSKALLDKIQQVHSDSKYIYGSPRITAELHKKGEMVSRSYVARLMKKHGIRSKVKKKYRVTTDSSHSYGIAENLLQRDFSADALSQKWVGDITYIHTDKGWLYLTTVIDLADRKVIGWSLSTDMTAKNTSVEAIRMAIKNRRVKDGLIFHSDRGIQYACDEFREVIVENRILQSMSRKANCWDNSVAESFFKTLKAEMVYHRKFMDQQSAKLEIFGYIEGFYNTKRTHSALGYKTPRQIEEMLLEKEKMAA; encoded by the coding sequence ATTAAAAAAGGCCATAGCCATCTTCTCCAGGGGAGACGGTCCATATACCGGTTCATAAAGGCGAACCGAGAGGTATATTCCGTAGAGAAGATGTGCGAAGTATTGAACGTTAGTAGCAGTTGTTTTTATCGTTGGCTGATTTCTCCGGAGTCCCCTAGTGAACAGCGAAGTAAAGCACTTCTGGATAAAATACAGCAGGTACACAGTGACAGTAAGTATATCTATGGTAGTCCAAGGATAACTGCAGAGCTGCATAAAAAAGGTGAAATGGTATCAAGAAGCTATGTTGCAAGGTTGATGAAGAAACATGGGATACGAAGTAAGGTCAAGAAAAAATATAGGGTGACCACAGATTCGAGCCATAGCTATGGGATAGCTGAAAATCTCCTCCAAAGAGATTTTTCAGCGGATGCCCTGTCACAGAAATGGGTTGGCGACATTACCTATATCCATACTGACAAAGGGTGGCTTTATCTAACAACAGTCATTGATCTGGCGGACAGAAAAGTCATCGGATGGTCTTTGAGTACTGATATGACCGCTAAAAACACTTCTGTAGAAGCCATCAGGATGGCTATTAAAAACCGGCGTGTCAAAGATGGACTGATCTTCCATTCGGATAGAGGGATCCAATATGCCTGCGATGAATTCAGGGAGGTAATTGTAGAAAACAGGATACTTCAAAGCATGAGCAGAAAAGCGAATTGCTGGGACAATTCAGTTGCTGAGAGCTTTTTCAAGACATTAAAGGCTGAAATGGTCTATCATAGAAAATTCATGGATCAGCAGTCAGCTAAATTGGAGATCTTTGGATACATTGAAGGATTTTATAACACCAAAAGAACACATTCTGCTCTGGGTTATAAGACACCCAGACAGATCGAAGAAATGCTATTGGAAAAAGAAAAAATGGCAGCATAA
- a CDS encoding transposase: MHRKFDDSFKTMAVDLSVVKGSVADVAKELDIDPSLLSKWRRNPRYNGNKVLPDNPKISPEEQELRILRKKLRETELERDILKKAIAIFSRGDGPYTGS; encoded by the coding sequence ATGCATAGAAAATTTGATGATTCGTTTAAGACCATGGCGGTCGATTTGAGCGTTGTTAAGGGGTCTGTAGCCGATGTAGCTAAGGAATTAGACATAGACCCCAGTTTGCTCAGTAAGTGGCGTAGAAACCCACGTTATAATGGGAATAAAGTTTTACCTGACAATCCTAAAATTAGCCCAGAGGAACAGGAGTTGAGAATTTTGCGTAAAAAATTAAGAGAAACAGAATTAGAGCGTGATATATTAAAAAAGGCCATAGCCATCTTCTCCAGGGGAGACGGTCCATATACCGGTTCATAA
- a CDS encoding TlpA disulfide reductase family protein — protein sequence MRNDNKVGEKNSPTTKNKFWQFIRKNGFSTLMGIFIVVLLVSPDAKSFMLQQLMRTGVFNASIDKKGSATSTHSDNDFDFVDHKGNVQSTASLRGKVVFINFWASWCPPCRAEFPSIERLYSRFKDNPNMFFLTINEDTDLSAGYDYLKKENYSVPFYRTNSKVPSDIYSGALPTTIVLDKAGKVRFHHAGFANYGSDKFVKQIEELIKE from the coding sequence ATGCGAAACGACAATAAAGTTGGAGAGAAAAACTCTCCAACAACCAAAAATAAATTTTGGCAGTTCATACGAAAAAATGGATTCTCTACCCTGATGGGAATCTTCATTGTGGTATTGCTTGTAAGCCCCGATGCAAAATCATTTATGCTACAACAATTGATGCGTACGGGGGTATTTAATGCCAGTATAGACAAAAAAGGTTCAGCTACAAGTACACATTCGGACAATGATTTTGATTTTGTAGACCACAAAGGCAATGTCCAAAGTACCGCTTCTTTGAGAGGTAAAGTTGTCTTTATCAATTTTTGGGCATCGTGGTGCCCACCATGTAGGGCAGAATTTCCGTCCATCGAAAGACTCTATTCCAGGTTCAAGGATAATCCCAATATGTTCTTTTTAACAATAAATGAGGACACCGACCTATCGGCAGGTTACGATTATCTCAAAAAGGAAAACTATTCCGTACCATTTTATAGAACAAACAGCAAGGTTCCAAGTGACATTTATTCCGGAGCATTGCCAACAACCATCGTACTGGACAAAGCCGGCAAAGTCCGCTTTCATCATGCGGGCTTTGCCAACTACGGATCAGACAAATTCGTAAAGCAAATCGAAGAATTGATAAAGGAATAG
- a CDS encoding TlpA disulfide reductase family protein, with product MNRKQIEFIMKKQFKNVVFRTGLFIMATISLVACGNTDNSKESKAESGDVVTEEVQEVAEVETAPANDLSFKDKNGDVVSLSSLKGKVVFINFWATWCPPCIHELPSINELRKTFKDDIEFVMVDVDNKIEQATAFMEENKYDLPVYTPASNIPSDYLGGAIPTTVILDKNGKMVSRIEGGRDYSAPEIVQGLTQLVESH from the coding sequence ATGAACAGAAAACAAATAGAATTTATCATGAAGAAGCAATTTAAAAATGTAGTATTCCGTACAGGACTTTTCATAATGGCCACGATCTCACTGGTCGCTTGTGGAAATACAGACAACAGCAAAGAAAGTAAAGCGGAGAGCGGTGACGTTGTGACCGAGGAAGTACAAGAAGTGGCGGAAGTAGAAACCGCACCGGCCAACGATCTATCGTTTAAGGACAAAAACGGCGATGTCGTATCGCTAAGCTCACTAAAGGGCAAGGTTGTTTTTATCAACTTTTGGGCTACATGGTGTCCGCCATGTATCCATGAATTGCCGTCCATCAACGAGCTAAGGAAAACGTTTAAAGATGACATCGAATTTGTGATGGTAGATGTAGACAACAAAATAGAGCAGGCCACAGCCTTTATGGAGGAAAATAAATACGACCTGCCAGTCTATACGCCAGCGAGTAATATTCCATCCGATTATCTGGGAGGTGCTATCCCCACTACGGTCATTCTCGACAAAAATGGAAAAATGGTCAGCCGAATAGAGGGTGGCAGAGATTATTCAGCACCGGAAATCGTACAAGGCTTGACCCAATTGGTAGAAAGCCATTAA
- a CDS encoding protein-disulfide reductase DsbD, translated as MRIIAKLFTILFISAAMLFTANAQDTLIPFDDVEFTDIGEEQSNEISDNQADPQEITPGEGNIDSIEADSTTSNERSLWAIFIAGFIGGFAALLMPCIFPMLPLTVSYFTKSGHTKGKAVMQASIYGLSIILIYVLLGILITVVFGADALNSLSTNGIFNFAFFVLLVVFAFSFFGAFEITLPTSLANKLDSKADSGGLIGLFFMAATLAVVSFSCTGPIIGTLLVQAATMGELLGPSIGMLGFALALAIPFTLFAMFPSLLKSLPSSGGWLNSVKITLGFLELALALKFLSNVDLAYHWNIFDREVFLVLWIIIFVYLGFYLLGKIRFPSEKPIESLSLPRMVLSMIVLAFTLYMVPGLWGAPLKSISAFLPPQATQDFDLYTSSLGGTRTDNTSTGKAHKYSDIFHAPLNLDVFFDYEEGMAYAKEVGKPVMLDFTGHACVNCRKMEASVWPDKDVYRLLSDELVIIQLYVDDKTALPEEERYVSSFSGKNVRTIGNKWSDFQASRYNSNSQPYYVLFDPADEEILVNPIGADYDSKRYYNFLQSAIDQYRNKHE; from the coding sequence ATGAGAATAATAGCAAAATTATTTACAATATTATTTATTAGTGCAGCAATGCTGTTCACTGCAAATGCGCAGGACACCCTTATCCCTTTTGATGATGTCGAGTTTACAGACATCGGTGAAGAGCAGTCTAACGAGATCAGCGATAACCAAGCTGATCCCCAAGAAATTACGCCAGGAGAGGGTAACATAGATTCCATAGAAGCAGACAGCACAACGAGCAATGAACGCTCGCTTTGGGCAATCTTCATTGCCGGTTTTATCGGAGGGTTTGCAGCACTCTTGATGCCCTGTATCTTTCCAATGCTACCACTGACAGTCAGCTATTTTACAAAAAGTGGCCATACCAAAGGAAAAGCAGTGATGCAGGCTTCGATATATGGGTTGTCCATTATACTCATATACGTACTATTGGGTATATTGATTACCGTTGTGTTTGGTGCCGATGCACTCAATAGCCTGTCCACCAATGGAATTTTCAATTTCGCCTTCTTTGTCCTTTTGGTGGTATTCGCGTTCTCCTTTTTTGGTGCGTTTGAAATTACCCTGCCTACCTCACTTGCCAATAAATTGGATAGCAAAGCTGACAGTGGTGGCTTGATCGGCCTATTCTTCATGGCAGCTACATTAGCGGTTGTATCCTTTTCCTGTACCGGCCCGATTATCGGAACTTTACTTGTACAGGCGGCAACAATGGGTGAACTTTTGGGGCCTTCGATTGGAATGTTGGGTTTTGCATTAGCATTGGCAATACCGTTCACGCTCTTTGCCATGTTCCCAAGTCTTTTAAAAAGCCTTCCTTCGTCGGGTGGCTGGCTCAATAGCGTGAAAATAACCCTCGGCTTTTTGGAATTGGCACTTGCGTTGAAATTCCTTAGCAATGTAGACCTTGCTTACCATTGGAACATATTCGACAGAGAGGTTTTTTTAGTCCTTTGGATTATCATTTTTGTGTACTTGGGTTTTTATTTGTTAGGGAAAATAAGGTTTCCAAGTGAAAAGCCCATTGAAAGCCTAAGCCTGCCAAGGATGGTGCTATCCATGATCGTACTTGCTTTCACGCTGTACATGGTGCCAGGATTGTGGGGTGCACCTCTAAAATCCATTTCAGCATTTTTGCCACCACAGGCAACGCAGGATTTTGACCTGTACACATCTTCATTGGGCGGAACCCGTACGGATAATACTTCGACAGGCAAAGCACATAAATATTCGGATATATTCCATGCCCCATTGAATCTCGATGTCTTTTTTGATTACGAAGAGGGCATGGCATACGCCAAAGAAGTGGGTAAACCTGTCATGCTGGATTTCACAGGCCATGCCTGTGTCAACTGCCGTAAGATGGAGGCATCCGTGTGGCCGGACAAAGATGTATATAGGTTATTGAGCGATGAACTGGTCATCATACAGCTTTATGTGGATGACAAGACAGCATTGCCGGAAGAAGAACGGTATGTATCGTCTTTCAGCGGAAAGAACGTCCGAACCATCGGAAACAAATGGAGTGATTTTCAAGCAAGCAGGTACAACTCCAATTCGCAACCCTATTATGTGCTTTTTGACCCTGCTGATGAAGAGATACTGGTTAATCCCATCGGGGCAGACTATGACTCCAAGAGATATTACAACTTCCTGCAATCAGCAATAGACCAGTACAGAAATAAGCATGAATGA
- a CDS encoding protein-disulfide reductase DsbD domain-containing protein, which produces MKKILFFTVAFFVSATSFSQILDPVKWSYASKRISDTEAVVLIKATMDKGRHIYSQTVPKDGPQPTSFSFNSNNGYKLKGKTNEPKPIIEFEKAFNMELGYFENSVVFQQRIDLLASSPTVKGKVVYMACNDTQCLPPEEVEFSIPIK; this is translated from the coding sequence ATGAAAAAGATCCTATTTTTTACAGTCGCATTCTTTGTAAGTGCTACTTCGTTTTCCCAGATTTTAGATCCTGTAAAATGGTCGTATGCCTCAAAGCGCATCAGTGATACAGAAGCTGTGGTGCTGATAAAGGCCACGATGGACAAAGGTAGGCATATCTATTCACAGACCGTTCCCAAAGACGGCCCACAACCTACAAGTTTTTCTTTTAACTCCAATAATGGGTACAAGCTAAAGGGAAAGACAAATGAACCGAAGCCTATCATCGAGTTTGAAAAGGCATTCAACATGGAATTGGGCTATTTTGAAAATTCCGTTGTGTTTCAGCAACGAATAGATCTATTGGCAAGCTCTCCGACCGTGAAAGGCAAAGTGGTCTATATGGCCTGTAATGATACACAATGTTTACCACCGGAAGAGGTGGAATTTAGTATTCCAATAAAATGA
- a CDS encoding TlpA disulfide reductase family protein, with translation MKTYIKKMLLLPVVVIAGWAYASINNIGSHQGMDSHSPSMSNDEQIPDLKFKDENGEIVSMRSLKGKVVFINLWATWCPPCIHEMPSIHKLRQHFKDNDDLVFLMVDMDGNLKSAQSFMKRKKFDLPVHIPDSEIPHELFSGSIPTTIIVDKKNNIAIRRVGGADYMSKGVIDFMTDLLNE, from the coding sequence ATGAAAACATACATCAAAAAAATGCTCTTGCTTCCTGTTGTGGTCATTGCAGGATGGGCATACGCATCAATTAACAATATCGGCAGTCATCAAGGCATGGATAGTCATTCACCCTCCATGTCCAATGATGAACAAATCCCCGATCTAAAGTTCAAGGACGAAAATGGCGAAATAGTTTCAATGAGGTCACTAAAAGGCAAAGTCGTTTTTATAAACCTTTGGGCAACATGGTGTCCCCCCTGTATCCACGAAATGCCATCCATCCATAAGCTACGTCAGCATTTCAAAGACAATGACGATCTGGTATTTCTCATGGTGGATATGGACGGAAACCTTAAAAGTGCCCAGTCCTTTATGAAAAGGAAAAAATTTGACCTGCCGGTACATATTCCCGACAGCGAAATACCACATGAACTTTTTTCCGGCTCGATTCCCACCACGATCATCGTTGACAAGAAAAACAACATCGCTATTAGACGTGTAGGTGGGGCCGATTATATGTCAAAGGGTGTTATTGACTTCATGACAGATTTATTGAATGAATAA
- a CDS encoding efflux RND transporter periplasmic adaptor subunit: MYQRIIKNKKPVALLAMATSLAWVFTACSQNNNQQEQEQNTEVKPVSYPTAPIQFINPEYEISVPAELRPYEQVAVYAKVTGFVKQLNVDRGDRVRKGQLLAVLEAPEMEQQYLSDRSVEQKAYSDYEYAKQAYDRLVDASKTTGAVADIELDRAKSAMESAKSSYEASKAGTAHSSQLQQYLRITAPFDGVITGRNVSVGALAGTGSNVPLFMMAQSNKLRLTLSLPERHASSVKQGMQATFTVSSQPGKTFDAVLSRTSGLLDQQDRSLTLEFDVNNPSGELQGGDYAQVKLKLQRRNPSHWVSSKSVLNTQSGTYVMTLSNDEIKRIRVTEGVRLDTLTEVFGNLSPEDNIILKPSEEIPEGQIKK, from the coding sequence ATGTATCAACGCATTATAAAAAATAAGAAACCAGTAGCACTACTGGCAATGGCGACCTCGCTGGCATGGGTATTCACAGCATGTTCCCAAAACAACAATCAACAAGAGCAAGAACAAAATACAGAGGTAAAGCCTGTTAGCTACCCTACGGCTCCCATACAATTTATCAATCCCGAATATGAAATATCTGTTCCTGCCGAATTACGGCCTTATGAGCAGGTAGCCGTATATGCAAAAGTGACAGGGTTTGTAAAACAGCTAAACGTTGACCGTGGCGACCGTGTTCGTAAAGGACAGCTTTTGGCCGTATTGGAAGCTCCCGAAATGGAGCAACAGTATCTTTCAGACCGATCCGTTGAACAAAAGGCATACAGCGATTATGAATATGCAAAACAAGCCTATGACCGGTTGGTCGATGCATCCAAAACAACGGGAGCGGTCGCGGATATTGAACTGGACAGGGCAAAAAGTGCGATGGAAAGTGCCAAATCCAGCTATGAAGCCTCCAAAGCCGGTACTGCACATTCTTCGCAGTTACAGCAGTATTTACGCATCACAGCCCCGTTCGACGGCGTGATAACAGGTCGGAATGTTTCGGTAGGTGCATTGGCCGGTACCGGCTCCAATGTGCCGTTGTTTATGATGGCACAGAGCAATAAACTCCGTTTGACACTATCCCTGCCCGAAAGACACGCTTCATCGGTAAAACAGGGTATGCAGGCAACTTTCACCGTCAGTTCGCAACCGGGAAAAACATTTGATGCCGTCCTTTCCCGCACATCGGGTTTGCTCGATCAGCAGGACCGCTCCCTTACGTTGGAGTTTGACGTAAACAACCCATCGGGCGAATTGCAGGGCGGAGACTATGCGCAGGTAAAACTCAAATTGCAACGTAGGAATCCCTCGCATTGGGTTTCCTCGAAAAGTGTTCTCAACACCCAATCCGGAACCTACGTCATGACGTTGAGCAACGACGAGATCAAACGTATCCGTGTAACGGAGGGTGTTCGCTTGGATACATTGACAGAAGTATTCGGCAATCTTTCGCCGGAAGACAATATTATTTTAAAACCATCAGAAGAAATCCCGGAGGGACAAATAAAAAAATAA